The stretch of DNA NNNNNNNNNNNNNNNNNNNNNNNNNNNNNNNNNNNNNNNNNNNNNNNNNNNNNNNNNNNNNNNNNNNNNNNNNNNNNNNNNNNNNNNNNNNNNNNNNNNNNNNNNNNNNNNNNNNNNNNNNNNNNNNNNNNNNNNNNNNNNNNNNNNNNNNNNNNNNNNNNNNNNNNNNNNNNNNNNNNNNNNNNNNNNNNNNNNNNNNNNNNNNNNNNNNNNNNNNNNNACGCCACGGTGTGGCAGTCGTTCGACCACCCCACGAACGCGCTCCTCGTCGGGCAGTCGCTGAAGCACGGCGCTCGGCTCACCGCCAACGTGTCGGCCGCGGACTGGCGCGATGGCCGGCTCTACCTCGCCGTCGGCGATGACGGCCTGAGCGCCTACGTCAACGCCGCGCCGCCTCAGCGCTACTACCAGCTCGGCCTCAGCGAGACCTCACCCGGCGCCTACGCAACGTACACCAATGGCAGCCTCACGGTGTCCGCCCGGCCCGGAGCCCCGCCTCTGGCAGCCATGGAGCTGCCCACCGTCGGCGCCGGCACGGTGCAGTACATGCGGCTGGAGCACGACGGCCACCTCCGGATCTACGAGTGGCGCTCGGGCTGGGCGCCGGTGTTCGACGTGCTGCGCCTCTTCCCGGATGGCGGCTGCGCATTCCCGACAGCGTGCGGCGCGTACGGCGTGTGCACGGCCGACACGCAGTGCAGCTGCCCCGACGCGGCCAACTTCCGGCCGGTGGACTTCCGGAGGCCCAACCGCGGCTGCGTCCCGACCACGCCGCCTCCAACGTCGTGCCGCCCGTCGCGGCGGCCACGCACGCAGCACCGGCTGGTGTCGCTGCCGGGCACGGCCTACTTCAACGACCACGGCACGAGCATGCGCGCCGTGGAGAGGGTAAGCGAGGAGGCGTGCAAGAAGGCGTGCCTGGACGACTGCGCCTGCGCGGCGGCGCAGTTCTACTACGGCCCGGACGCCGGCGACGGGTCATGCTACCTGCAGTCGGAGGTGTTCTCGATGCAGACGGTGCAGCCGGACGTGGTGCACTACAACTCCACCATGCATATCAAGGTGCAGGTCAAGCCTGCCAGGAACTGATGACTCCTGAACACTATACGCACATAATACAGTAGCATATGGCATTGTCCTTGAAAATATGACACGAATAAAGTTCTGGGACATATATATGTACAAATTCCAATATTGAAAAAAACGGCATGAATCATCTCTCCATTCTCTCTACATTGAGTACCTCATGACAAATGCATGGCGACTTCACGTGTGATTAGCTTGTGCCAAAGCGAAATAATCTCTACAGTCTTGCTAAGTTTCGGTCGACTGAGACTTTGTTAAGCCTCAGTCGATGCTATATCCGTGAGGTCTTACATTGagatccgtgcaaaattttcttttcagttttttttctttttttacatGTTATATCACATGATTGAGACTTGGTTaaatctcagtcgactgagacctAGCCACACCCCATACAGAATCAACAATAAAAAAATATCTTCATTTAGCAATTAACCATGACATTTCTCTGTGGCTCCTATGCATATAGAAACGGAGCTTCATAGAACCACGCTCACATTGGAACTAAAAAAGAAACATAACTGGCCATGGAAATGAATACAATGAAGAAAAAGTATTGATTTTTTCCATTCCTTTTTATTACATTTTTGTTTCTTTATTTTCCATCACTTTTTTCTCTGTTTATTTATTGTCTTTTCTTTTCATATGTGAACATAGCCTTTTGAATACGCCAACATTATTTTTCAATACATGAATATTTTCTCACTTCTAAAAATATTTTACACATATATACAGAACATTTTCCCAACATACACAACTGACACCTTTTTTGTGTTTGAACATTTTTTCATATTACACGACAATTTGAATTTGGAAATACCAAGTTAAGGTAGCAATGTTTTTTTCCAGCAATTAAGGTAACTTGTGTTAAACCTGATCATTCCCACACCAGCCCAAATTTCGGGCCGGCCTTGACAAGTCTGATATGCAAATCCCAGGCCTGGTCTAGAGCCCCTCCCTTCCATCCAAAGTTCTACCAAGTTTAAAAGTTCCCTTAAAGAACAAACAAAATGATATAAAAACAGGGGGTGGGGATCAAAATAATGAAGTTTCTAAGAAGGAATGAATAAGTGGCATTTGTATTACATTTTAAGAAGAAATAAAATGAAATGAAAGTTGAAACAAAATAAAAGTAATGTAGTTTTAAGAgaaagaatgaattagtggcatcGATTGCCCTTCAAGATGATAATAAATAAAACATAATGGCAAAGTTTTGACATAATTTACACAAAAA from Triticum urartu cultivar G1812 chromosome 3, Tu2.1, whole genome shotgun sequence encodes:
- the LOC125547272 gene encoding G-type lectin S-receptor-like serine/threonine-protein kinase At5g35370, yielding ATVWQSFDHPTNALLVGQSLKHGARLTANVSAADWRDGRLYLAVGDDGLSAYVNAAPPQRYYQLGLSETSPGAYATYTNGSLTVSARPGAPPLAAMELPTVGAGTVQYMRLEHDGHLRIYEWRSGWAPVFDVLRLFPDGGCAFPTACGAYGVCTADTQCSCPDAANFRPVDFRRPNRGCVPTTPPPTSCRPSRRPRTQHRLVSLPGTAYFNDHGTSMRAVERVSEEACKKACLDDCACAAAQFYYGPDAGDGSCYLQSEVFSMQTVQPDVVHYNSTMHIKVQVKPARN